In one window of Corynebacterium incognita DNA:
- the tsaB gene encoding tRNA (adenosine(37)-N6)-threonylcarbamoyltransferase complex dimerization subunit type 1 TsaB: MRVLAIDTSTPSLVVGVVNDGERVAATVIPDCRDQNQLLTPTTLDVLTAAGVGFGDLDAVVVGCGPGPFTGLRVGMATAQAFADAVSIPVYGVCSLDAIARASAAEKVLVCTDARRKEVYWAEYEAGVRVAGPDVVRPEELDVATPEAVNVPGHLAERLPDALRTVPCYDTAPLPEHLVAACDFSSAPVPLYLRRPDAKEPAARPKSAAIPDVEL; encoded by the coding sequence GTGCGTGTTCTAGCTATTGATACTTCCACCCCCAGCCTCGTCGTCGGCGTCGTAAACGACGGCGAGCGGGTCGCGGCCACCGTCATTCCGGACTGCCGCGACCAAAACCAACTGCTCACCCCGACGACCCTCGATGTGTTGACTGCGGCTGGGGTGGGCTTTGGCGATCTCGACGCCGTGGTGGTCGGGTGCGGACCGGGGCCGTTTACCGGGCTGCGCGTGGGCATGGCTACGGCCCAGGCGTTTGCCGACGCCGTGTCCATCCCCGTCTACGGCGTATGCTCGCTGGATGCAATCGCCCGAGCCAGTGCCGCGGAGAAGGTGTTGGTGTGCACCGACGCCCGTCGCAAGGAAGTGTACTGGGCTGAATATGAGGCCGGGGTCCGCGTCGCGGGCCCGGATGTGGTGCGCCCGGAGGAGCTGGACGTCGCCACTCCAGAGGCCGTCAACGTGCCGGGACACCTCGCCGAACGGCTTCCCGACGCCCTGCGCACCGTGCCGTGCTACGACACCGCACCGCTGCCGGAGCACCTGGTAGCCGCGTGCGATTTTTCCAGCGCGCCGGTGCCGCTGTACCTGCGACGCCCCGACGCCAAGGAGCCGGCGGCACGGCCGAAGTCTGCCGCCATCCCGGACGTTGAGCTATGA
- the tsaD gene encoding tRNA (adenosine(37)-N6)-threonylcarbamoyltransferase complex transferase subunit TsaD, which produces MIVLGVESSCDETGVGIIRLGEDGTMEILADAVASSMEQHARFGGVVPEIASRAHLEAMPQVMQAALKEAGVDKPDVVAATVGPGLAGALLVGASAAKAYAAAWGVPFYGVNHLGGHVAVANLEGQELPHAVALLVSGGHTQLLEVEAVGKPMRELGSTLDDAAGEAYDKVARLLGLGYPGGPVIDKLAHRGQPVIDFPRGMSRPQDLRGEHRHDFSFSGVKTSVARYVEKAEREGQVISVEDVCASFQEAVCDVLTAKAVRACEDTGAKVLLLGGGVAANSRLRELAAERCEAAGIELRVPRFTLCTDNGVMIAAVAGQLIYEGAEPSGYGVGTDTTLEVEIPLLSARG; this is translated from the coding sequence GTGATTGTTTTAGGAGTCGAGTCCTCCTGCGATGAGACTGGCGTGGGGATTATTCGCTTGGGCGAGGACGGCACCATGGAGATCCTCGCGGACGCAGTGGCGTCGTCGATGGAGCAGCACGCGCGCTTCGGCGGCGTTGTTCCGGAGATCGCCTCGCGGGCGCACCTGGAGGCCATGCCGCAGGTGATGCAAGCGGCGCTAAAGGAAGCGGGCGTCGATAAGCCCGACGTCGTGGCCGCAACTGTGGGCCCGGGCCTGGCTGGGGCGCTGTTGGTCGGGGCGTCGGCGGCCAAGGCTTACGCGGCGGCATGGGGCGTGCCCTTCTACGGGGTCAACCACCTCGGTGGTCATGTGGCTGTAGCTAACTTGGAAGGCCAGGAGCTGCCTCATGCGGTGGCGCTGCTGGTCTCGGGCGGGCACACTCAATTGTTGGAGGTTGAGGCGGTGGGCAAGCCCATGCGTGAGCTGGGATCCACGCTTGACGACGCCGCGGGCGAGGCCTACGACAAGGTCGCGCGCCTGCTCGGCTTGGGGTATCCGGGTGGGCCGGTCATTGACAAGCTGGCGCACCGCGGACAGCCGGTTATTGATTTCCCACGCGGTATGTCACGCCCGCAAGACTTGCGCGGTGAGCACCGCCACGACTTCTCGTTTTCTGGGGTGAAGACGTCCGTGGCCCGGTACGTGGAGAAGGCCGAGCGCGAGGGGCAAGTTATCTCTGTCGAAGACGTCTGCGCGTCCTTCCAGGAGGCCGTGTGCGATGTTCTGACCGCCAAGGCTGTGCGGGCCTGCGAGGACACTGGGGCGAAGGTTTTGCTGCTGGGCGGGGGAGTGGCTGCCAACTCGCGCCTGCGGGAGCTGGCGGCGGAGCGCTGTGAGGCTGCCGGTATTGAGTTACGGGTGCCGCGCTTCACACTGTGCACGGACAACGGCGTGATGATCGCGGCGGTGGCGGGCCAGCTGATTTATGAAGGGGCGGAGCCGTCCGGATATGGCGTGGGCACGGATACCACGTTGGAGGTGGAGATCCCGCTTCTCAGCGCGCGCGGATAG
- the groES gene encoding co-chaperone GroES, producing MANVNIKPLEDKVLVQIVEAETTTASGLVIPDSAKEKPQEATVIAVGPGRWNEDGDERLALDVKEGDTVIFSKYGGTELKYNGEEYLLLSARDLLAVVEK from the coding sequence GTGGCAAACGTCAACATCAAGCCATTGGAAGACAAGGTTCTGGTCCAGATCGTAGAGGCTGAGACCACCACCGCGTCCGGTCTGGTGATCCCGGATTCCGCAAAGGAGAAGCCGCAGGAGGCTACCGTCATCGCCGTCGGCCCGGGCCGCTGGAACGAGGACGGCGACGAGCGCCTGGCACTGGACGTTAAGGAAGGCGACACCGTTATCTTCTCCAAGTACGGTGGCACCGAACTGAAGTACAACGGCGAGGAATACCTGCTGCTTTCTGCGCGCGACCTGCTCGCAGTCGTTGAAAAGTAA
- the tsaE gene encoding tRNA (adenosine(37)-N6)-threonylcarbamoyltransferase complex ATPase subunit type 1 TsaE has product MKEHFPASGRQMLETAADTQDFGERVGRALEAGDVVILDGPLGAGKTTFTQGIARGMGVKGRVTSPTFVIAREHRSLVDGPALVHVDAYRLGETAELDALDLDTDLDAAVVVAEWGGGLVEALSDAYLLIQIDREASDPDSEARLFTWRYVTDPGH; this is encoded by the coding sequence ATGAAGGAACACTTTCCTGCCTCAGGGCGGCAGATGTTGGAGACCGCGGCGGATACCCAAGACTTCGGCGAGCGTGTGGGCCGCGCGCTCGAGGCCGGTGACGTGGTGATCTTGGACGGTCCTTTGGGGGCGGGCAAGACCACGTTCACCCAGGGCATCGCACGAGGCATGGGGGTCAAAGGGAGAGTGACCTCCCCGACGTTTGTTATCGCCCGCGAGCATCGCTCGCTTGTCGACGGCCCCGCGCTCGTCCATGTCGATGCCTACCGGCTGGGGGAGACCGCGGAGCTCGATGCGTTGGACCTGGATACAGACCTGGATGCTGCGGTGGTGGTTGCCGAGTGGGGAGGCGGGCTCGTGGAAGCGCTCAGCGATGCTTACCTGCTCATCCAGATCGATCGCGAGGCCTCCGACCCGGATTCGGAGGCTCGGTTATTTACGTGGCGCTACGTGACTGATCCAGGTCACTAA
- the rimI gene encoding ribosomal protein S18-alanine N-acetyltransferase — translation MRLRELMPADAPRCAELETELFAAESPWTKDMILAELARPHTFYFCVEDADGAVVGYAGIAMMGPAEHPEFEIHTIGTDPKYQRRGIGRMMMDNIIYIAKQKSAPIFLEVREGNAAAIAMYRAYGFQELGVRKNYYRPGVHAVTMKRDGE, via the coding sequence ATGAGACTGCGGGAATTAATGCCGGCGGACGCCCCGCGCTGTGCGGAGTTGGAAACCGAGCTCTTTGCTGCGGAGTCGCCCTGGACTAAGGACATGATCCTCGCTGAGCTCGCGCGTCCCCACACTTTTTATTTCTGCGTGGAAGACGCCGACGGCGCGGTGGTGGGCTACGCGGGCATCGCGATGATGGGACCGGCCGAGCACCCGGAGTTTGAAATCCACACGATCGGCACGGACCCGAAGTACCAGCGGCGCGGCATCGGGCGGATGATGATGGACAACATCATCTACATTGCGAAGCAGAAAAGCGCGCCCATCTTCCTGGAGGTCCGCGAGGGCAACGCCGCGGCCATTGCCATGTACCGGGCGTATGGTTTTCAGGAGCTGGGCGTGCGCAAGAACTACTACCGCCCCGGGGTGCATGCGGTGACGATGAAGAGAGACGGAGAATAA
- the alr gene encoding alanine racemase — MPLLSTRINLNAIAHNVSALKEHVGADVQLMCVVKADAYGHGVVDVARVMERSGADAFGVATIGEATALRDAGINAPILAWLWNNDVEPGSVSSALAANVELAIPSLEQARFLVDSKIPGKVCVKVETGMHRNGIDRADWDEIFALLASEEAAHLEVTGVMSHLACADEPGNEHNALQGAQLRAAIDCARSHGLNVPVNHLAASGGAIAREDLRFEQVRVGVACYGLSPFDEESGGVALRPAMTWAATVLNVKPVAAGESTSYGLTWRAEEAGYLAVVSVGYADGLPRAVQGVFDVTIGGKRYPQVGRVCMDQIVVSLGANEFGVAIGDEVILFGEGGVSASEVARAVGTINYEVVCWPGGRTRRVVEGAVE; from the coding sequence ATGCCCCTTTTGTCTACCCGGATTAATCTCAACGCTATTGCCCACAACGTCTCCGCTCTTAAGGAACACGTGGGTGCTGATGTCCAGCTGATGTGCGTGGTGAAGGCTGACGCCTACGGCCACGGCGTGGTCGACGTCGCGCGGGTAATGGAACGCTCGGGCGCCGACGCCTTTGGAGTGGCCACGATTGGCGAAGCGACGGCTTTGCGTGACGCTGGCATTAACGCTCCGATCCTGGCGTGGCTGTGGAACAACGACGTCGAACCCGGTTCGGTGTCGTCCGCACTGGCGGCCAACGTGGAGTTGGCCATCCCAAGTCTGGAGCAGGCGAGGTTCTTGGTCGATAGCAAGATCCCGGGAAAGGTCTGCGTCAAGGTGGAAACCGGCATGCACCGCAACGGCATTGATCGCGCTGACTGGGACGAGATTTTCGCGCTGTTGGCGAGCGAAGAGGCCGCCCATCTGGAGGTCACCGGCGTGATGAGTCACCTGGCGTGCGCCGACGAGCCGGGCAATGAGCACAACGCCTTGCAGGGCGCGCAGCTGCGAGCGGCCATCGATTGCGCGCGCAGTCACGGGCTGAACGTACCGGTCAACCACCTTGCGGCCTCCGGCGGTGCAATTGCACGCGAGGACCTGCGCTTCGAGCAGGTGCGGGTGGGCGTGGCTTGCTACGGGCTTTCGCCTTTCGACGAGGAGTCGGGGGGAGTGGCCTTACGTCCGGCGATGACGTGGGCCGCCACGGTCCTCAACGTTAAACCAGTAGCGGCGGGAGAATCCACGAGCTACGGGTTGACGTGGCGAGCGGAGGAAGCCGGTTACCTCGCCGTGGTCTCTGTGGGCTACGCGGACGGATTGCCCCGCGCCGTGCAGGGGGTGTTTGACGTGACCATCGGTGGCAAGCGCTACCCGCAGGTAGGACGCGTGTGCATGGACCAGATCGTTGTCTCGTTGGGAGCTAACGAATTCGGAGTAGCCATCGGCGATGAGGTTATTTTGTTCGGCGAGGGCGGAGTGTCCGCCAGTGAGGTTGCTCGCGCCGTCGGCACCATCAATTATGAGGTGGTGTGCTGGCCGGGTGGGCGCACGCGACGCGTGGTGGAAGGAGCTGTTGAGTAG